The DNA segment ATCAACTTCTTCGACACGGCGAACGTCTATTCCACCGGGGAAAGCGAGGAAATCCTGGGCCGTACGCTCGCGAGCCACGACCGGGATGAACTGGTCATTGCAACCAAGGTATTCGGAGATATGGGTGAGGGCCCAAATAAGAGCGGCCTCTCGCGAAAGCACATTATCGATCAGTGTCACGCCAGTCTGGAGCGACTCGACGTGGACTACATCGATCTGTACCAGATTCATCGCTGGGACGAACACACGCCAATAGAGGAAACGCTCTCTGCGCTCGATTATCTCGTTGACGAAGGGCTGGTCCGGTATCTCGGTGCCAGTACGATGGCTGGCTGGCAATTCTCTAAAGCGCTGTATACTGCCGATATAGAGGGATACGAGCGGTTCACCTGTATGCAACCGGAGTACAACGCCGTCGATCGGCACGAAGAACACAATCTCTTGCCCATCTGTGCCGATCAAGACGTCGGTGTGATCCCCTGGTCACCGCTCGCCGGCGGCTTTCTCACTGGCAAATACGAACGGGATAGGACGCTCGAGGACGGTACAATCAGGGGCGTAACCGACGAGTATACAAAAGCTAGATTTACCGATGAGAAC comes from the Natronosalvus amylolyticus genome and includes:
- a CDS encoding aldo/keto reductase, producing MTYTRLGETGLEVSELCLGCMNFGSAESWMLHDEDTSRAVIERALELGINFFDTANVYSTGESEEILGRTLASHDRDELVIATKVFGDMGEGPNKSGLSRKHIIDQCHASLERLDVDYIDLYQIHRWDEHTPIEETLSALDYLVDEGLVRYLGASTMAGWQFSKALYTADIEGYERFTCMQPEYNAVDRHEEHNLLPICADQDVGVIPWSPLAGGFLTGKYERDRTLEDGTIRGVTDEYTKARFTDENWSVLDVIRSIAAERDVTPAQVSLAWLRQQPVVDAPIIGPKSIDHLEENVASIDLELTEEEQSRIETPKRPVWPPESKDT